Proteins encoded together in one Paracidovorax wautersii window:
- a CDS encoding alpha/beta hydrolase: MLLGACGGGGGSGGTGPEETRAQDSRNSFAVATASLPFAAMDGATVETDRWTGINAGAGYRIEVPKNWNGMLVMYAHGYAGEGNALTVSNPAFRRYLIENGYAWAASSYTKNFYDVRVGVEDTNALANAFVGIAAANGRALPEPTRTYLTGVSMGGHITAAAIEDEAQRTAIHKRTYQGALPMCAVLGDLSLYNYFGAYQLAAQKLAGLPAASAPTTDWATIAPQVRNALFGNQTSFSSVTPQGQKLKDIVMNLTGGPRPIFDQGFANAPLQNTVWGTFGRDGTINGILNKQGIDTTATVYRFNASDAEVANFNATIAKWVPAPDANRLRSDGLRWVPQVNGQFRIPVVTLHTLGDMYVPFHMEQVYRDRAEANGSGQWLVQRAVRAPSHCDFTVAEQSEAFKALADWVEKGVKPAGDDVKTPATLADARYGCTYTRNAGGRDDSATTVATRAAMPGCGGS; this comes from the coding sequence ATGCTGCTCGGCGCTTGTGGGGGTGGTGGCGGCTCGGGCGGAACTGGGCCGGAGGAAACGCGCGCGCAGGACAGCCGCAACAGCTTTGCCGTGGCGACCGCCAGCCTGCCGTTCGCCGCCATGGACGGCGCCACGGTCGAGACCGACCGCTGGACGGGTATCAACGCCGGTGCGGGCTACCGCATCGAGGTGCCGAAGAACTGGAACGGCATGTTGGTCATGTACGCCCACGGCTATGCCGGCGAAGGCAACGCGCTGACGGTGTCCAACCCGGCCTTCCGGCGGTACTTGATCGAGAACGGCTACGCCTGGGCCGCGTCCAGCTACACCAAGAATTTCTACGACGTGCGCGTGGGCGTGGAAGACACCAACGCACTGGCCAACGCGTTCGTCGGCATCGCCGCCGCCAACGGCCGCGCGCTGCCCGAGCCCACCCGCACCTACCTGACGGGTGTGTCCATGGGCGGCCACATCACCGCCGCCGCCATCGAGGACGAGGCGCAGCGCACCGCCATCCACAAGCGCACCTACCAGGGCGCTTTGCCCATGTGCGCCGTGCTGGGAGACCTGTCGCTGTACAACTACTTCGGCGCTTACCAACTGGCCGCGCAAAAGCTCGCCGGCCTGCCCGCCGCCAGCGCACCTACGACCGACTGGGCCACGATCGCCCCGCAGGTGCGCAATGCCTTGTTCGGCAACCAGACATCGTTCTCGTCGGTCACGCCGCAAGGGCAGAAGCTCAAGGACATCGTGATGAACCTGACCGGCGGGCCGCGGCCGATCTTCGACCAGGGCTTTGCCAACGCGCCGCTGCAGAACACCGTGTGGGGCACCTTCGGGCGCGACGGCACCATCAACGGCATCCTGAACAAGCAGGGCATCGACACCACCGCCACCGTCTACCGCTTCAATGCCAGCGACGCCGAGGTGGCCAACTTCAACGCCACCATCGCCAAGTGGGTGCCCGCGCCGGATGCCAACCGCCTGCGCAGCGACGGACTGCGTTGGGTGCCGCAGGTCAACGGCCAGTTCCGCATCCCCGTGGTGACGCTGCACACGCTGGGCGACATGTACGTGCCCTTCCACATGGAACAGGTCTACCGCGACCGCGCCGAGGCCAACGGCAGCGGCCAGTGGCTGGTGCAGCGCGCCGTGCGCGCGCCGAGCCACTGTGACTTCACCGTGGCCGAGCAGTCCGAAGCGTTCAAGGCCCTGGCCGACTGGGTCGAGAAAGGCGTCAAACCGGCCGGCGACGACGTGAAGACGCCTGCCACCCTGGCCGATGCGCGTTATGGCTGTACCTACACCCGCAACGCTGGGGGGCGGGATGACAGCGCCACCACCGTGGCTACCCGCGCGGCCATGCCGGGGTGTGGTGGGAGCTGA